The following proteins are co-located in the Procambarus clarkii isolate CNS0578487 chromosome 4, FALCON_Pclarkii_2.0, whole genome shotgun sequence genome:
- the LOC138371675 gene encoding mucin-22-like — translation MKTKKSKKHHSYSKHRLDHTKKNKEDYRPPYQKQPEADGEPSTAVKRKDGRKEPSTAVKRKDGRKEPSTAVKRKDGRKELFTAVKRKGSVTQGAVTQGSVTQGSVTQGSVTQGAVTQGSVTQGSVTQGSVTQGAVTQGSVTQGSVTQGSGSVTQGSVTRGSVTLGSVIQGSVTQGSVTQGAVTQGSVTQGSVTQGAVTQGSVTQGSVTQGSVTQGSVTLGSVIQGSVTQGSVTRGSVTLGSVIQGSVTQGSVTRGSVTQGSIIQGSVTQGSVTQGSGSVTQGAVTQGYVIQGSVTQGSVTLGSVIQGSVTQGSVTRGSVTQGSIIQGSVTQGSVTQGSVTQGSVTQGSVSHDSVTQGSVTLGSVIQGSVTQGSVTRGSVTQGSIIQGSVTQGSVTHGSVTQGSVTQGSVTQGSVTQGSVTQGSGSVTQGSVTQGSVTSGSVTQGAVTQGSVIQGSVTQGSVTQGSVTQGSIIQGSVTQGSVTQGSVTQGSIIQGSDSVTQGSVTQGSVTQGSVTQGSVTHGSVTQGSVTQGSVTHGSVTQGSVTQGSVTQGFVTQGSVTHGSVTQGSVTKGSVTQGSVTQGSVTQGSVTQGSVTQGYVTQGSVTQGSVTQGSVTHGCVTHGSVTQGSVTQGSVTQGSVTQGSVTQGSVTQGSVTHGSVTHGSVTHGSVTQGSVTHGSVTHGSVTHGSVTQGSVTQGSVTHSSVTHGSVTQGTVIQGSVTQGTVTQGSVTQGSVTQSSVTQGSVKHVSVTYGSVTQGSVTHGSVTHGSVSHGSVTLGSVTQGSVTQGSVTQGSVTQGSVTQGSVTQGSVTQSFVTQGSVKHVSVTHGSVTQGSVTQGFVTQGSVTHGSVTHGSVIQGSVTHGSVTHGSVTDGSVTHDSVTQGSVTQGSVTQGSGTVTQGSVTQGTVTQGSVTQGSVTHGSVTHGSVTQSTVTQGSVTQGSVTQGSVTQGSVTQGTVTQSSVTQGSFTQGTVTQSSVTQGSVIQGTVTQGTVTQGSVTQGSVTQGSVTQGSVTQGTVTQGSVTQGTVTQGSVTHGSVTHGSVTQSTVTQGSVTQGSVTQGSVTQGSVTQGTVTQSSVTQGSFTQGTVTQSSVTQGSVIQGTVTQGTVTQGSVTQGSVTQGSVTQGSVTHGSVTQGTVTQGSVTQGSVTQGSVTQGTVTQSSVTQGSFTQGTVTQSSVTQGSVIQGTVTQGTVTQGSVTQGSVTQGSVTQGSVTQGAVTRGLEVEHHLRYDDKGKLELRE, via the exons GGTTCCGTCACTCAGGGCGccgtcacccagggctccgtcaCTCAGGGCTCCGTCACCCAGGGTTCCGTCACTCAGGGCGccgtcacccagggctccgtcaCCCAGGGTTCCGTCACCCAGGGTTCCGTCACTCAGGGCGccgtcacccagggctccgtcacccagggctccgtcacccagggctcc GGAtccgtcacccagggctccgtcaCTCGGGGCTCCGTCACCCTGGGCTCCGTTATCCAGGGAtccgtcacccagggctccgtcaCTCAGGGCGccgtcacccagggctccgtcaCCCAGGGTTCCGTCACTCAGGGCGccgtcacccagggctccgtcacccagggctccgtcacccagggctccgtcacccagggctccgtcaCCCTGGGCTCCGTTATCCAGGGAtccgtcacccagggctccgtcaCTCGGGGCTCCGTCACCCTGGGCTCCGTTATCCAGGGAtccgtcacccagggctccgtcactcggggctccgtcacccagggctccATCATCCAGggctccgtcacccagggctccgtcaCTCAGGGCTCC GGCTCCGTCACTCAGGGCGCCGTCACTCAGGGCTACGTTATTCAGggctccgtcacccagggctccgtcaCCCTGGGCTCCGTTATCCAGggctccgtcacccagggctccgtcactcggggctccgtcacccagggctccATCATCCAGggctccgtcacccagggctccgtcaCTCAGGGCTCCGTCACTCAGggctccgtcacccagggctccgtcTCCCATGActccgtcacccagggctccgtcaCCCTGGGCTCCGTTATCCAGggctccgtcacccagggctccgtcactcggggctccgtcacccagggctccATCATCCAGggctccgtcacccagggctccgtcactcacggctccgtcacccagggctccgtcactcagggctccgtcacccagggctccgtcacccagggctccgtcacccagggctcc ggctccgtcactcagggctccgtcacccagggctccgtcaCCTCGGGCTCCGTCACTCAGGGCGccgtcacccagggctccgttatccagggctccgtcacccagggctccgtcactcagggctccgtcacccagggctccATCATCCAGggctccgtcacccagggctccgtcactcagggctccgtcacccagggctccATCATCCAGGGTTCC GActccgtcacccagggctccgtcacccagggctccgtcacccagggctccgtcaCCCAGGGTTCCGTCACCCACggctccgtcacccagggctccgtcaCCCAGGGTTCCGTCACCCACGGTtccgtcacccagggctccgtcaCCCAAGGCTCCGTCACCCAAGGCTTCGTCACCCAGGGTTCCGTCACCCACggctccgtcacccagggctccgtcaCCAAGGGTtccgtcacccagggctccgtcacccagggctccgtcacccagggttccgtcacccagggctccgtTACCCAAGGCTAcgtcacccagggctccgtcacccagggctccgtcacccagggctccgtcaCCCACGGCTGCGTCACCCACggctccgtcacccagggctccgtcacccagggttccgtcacccagggctccgtcacccaaggctccgtcacccagggctccgtcacccagggctccgtcaCCCACGGCTCCGTCACCCACGGCTCCGTCACCCACggctccgtcacccagggctccgtcaCCCACGGCTCCGTCACCCACGGCTCCGTCACCCACGGCTCTgtcacccagggctccgtcacccagggctccgtcaCCCACAGCTCCGTCACCCACGGCTCCGTCACCCAGGGCACCGTCATTCAGGGCTCCGTCACCCAGGGCACCGTCACCCAAggctccgtcacccagggctccgtcacccagagctccgtcacccagggctcAGTCAAACATGTCTCCGTCACATACggctccgtcacccagggctccgtcaCCCACGGCTCCGTCACCCACGGCTCCGTCTCCCACGGCTCCGTCACCCTCggctccgtcacccagggctccgtcacccagggctccgtcacccagggttccgtcacccagggctccgtcacccaaggctccgtcacccagggctccgtcaCCCAGAGCTTcgtcacccagggctccgtcaAACATGTCTCCGTCACCCACggctccgtcacccagggctccgtcacccagggcttcgtcacccagggctccgtcaCCCACGGCTCCGTCACCCACGGCTCCGTCATCCAGGGCTCCGTCACCCACGGCTCCGTCACCCACGGCTCCGTCACCGACGGCTCCGTCACCCACGActccgtcacccagggctccgtcacccagggctccgtcacccaaggctcc ggcaccgtcacccagggctccgtcacccagggcaccgtcacccagggctccgtcacccagggctccgtcaCCCACGGCTCCGTCACCCACGGCTCCGTCACCCAGAGCACTgtcacccagggctccgtcacccagggctccgtcacccagggctccgtcacccagggctccgtcaCCCAGGGCACCGTCACCCAGAgctccgtcacccagggctccTTCACCCAGGGCACCGTCACCCAGAgctccgtcacccagggctccgtTATCCAGGGCACCGTCACGCAGGGCAccgtcacccagggctccgtcacccagggctccgtcacccagggctccgtcacccagggctccgtcacccagggcaccgtcacccagggctccgtcacccagggcaccgtcacccagggctccgtcaCCCACGGCTCCGTCACCCACGGCTCCGTCACCCAGAGCACTgtcacccagggctccgtcacccagggctccgtcacccagggctccgtcacccagggctccgtcaCCCAGGGCACCGTCACCCAGAgctccgtcacccagggctccTTCACCCAGGGCACCGTCACCCAGAgctccgtcacccagggctccgtTATCCAGGGCACCGTCACGCAGGGCAccgtcacccagggctccgtcacccagggctccgtcacccagggctccgtcacccagggctccgtcacccacggctccgtcacccagggcaccgtcacccagggctccgtcacccagggctccgtcacccagggctccgtcaCCCAGGGCACCGTCACCCAGAgctccgtcacccagggctccTTCACCCAGGGCACCGTCACCCAGAgctccgtcacccagggctccgtTATCCAGGGCACCGTCACGCAGGGCAccgtcacccagggctccgtcacccagggctccgtcacccagggctccgtcacccagggctccgtcacccagg GAGCAGTAACTCGAGGTCTTGAGGTAGAA